The window ctcatattgaattaatggaatgataaCATTGAAAATTATCATATAGTTCAAGAATTATAATTAAAAGTTcgtggactatattaaataaattaaaaattaatggacCACCTTAAATATTAGGTCAAAGTCTATAAATcatatcgaacaaattaaaaatgtaGATATCAATTGCACATTAAGCCAAAGTTTATGAATCATCCGTGTTATTATCCCATTCTCGAAACACAATTGGACCTCAACATTCGCCATTCTTGTGTACATGACCAACTTGAACTAATAAAAACATCGTACAAGGAAATTAATTCTTTACGATCGAGCAAAGCTAACTTAATAATTGGACTCGTGCGCATCCATATATATTTTTCGAGATCACAAGTCCTATTATGTTGTTAAGTGAACTTCTTTACCAATCATGCTATCAAGAGCGGCTGCCTCATGGAGAGAGAGTGTCGTGGGCGGGGCACATCAATGAAGCTGCAGCGACcgacttcttttctttatggGCCGTTTAAAATCGGTGACCAACTTGGTAACTTTAATTTCCGTGTCCCAAGCAATACCGAGTAGAAACGGTCGAGTCGGATGTTGCACTATCAATAGGGATTGTTGTTATGGTAATGTTTGATTATTGATGGGGACATCTCCTATTTTTCACTTATGGGAAGGTGACTAATttctttattcaattttttgcaGAAGATCTCttgccaaaattgattttttcagttttaattTGGTTGCCAAATAGGAGGAATTAGCAGATCAAAATTGGATACAGGGCAGCAGCACAAGACCTTTGAGGCCCAAAACTGATTGCAGAGcaccaccctctctctctctctctctaaatcgGCGACACATCACAGAGAGCTGAAACTGAAACAGGGGAGAGGAGACGATGAAGAAATCGGGCGCGGCGGAGAAGAAGCGGGTGCGGCGGACGTCGGCGGCCGTCCCCAGCGGCGGCCGGGACCCCAATCCCGACACTCCTCCCGGggtttgctctctctctctctctctcgatctagGGTTTTACGTGCGCTCGCGGTAGCATTTTTGCGCGTTTGGAGGGACCATTTGCTCCTCTTTCCGAAGCCGATTCGGCGCGGAGAAGCGCCGGGCTTTGCGCGTGCTCCCGATCGCCGTCTCGTCCCGAGGCGTTTCAGTCGCGAAACCGTCCGCCGATGCGCGTTTTTCAGTTGCCCTGCGAAATGAAACTGCGAAATGAAGTTCTAGATGTCTCTCTCGCGCGAATGTCCCGGGGAATCGGATGCGGCGTGTCGGTGTCGTGAATGGTGATCGGATAGAAAATCTTTCGATTTAGCTCGGTGAATTGTCCTTGCGCGACCTGGAAATCTTTTGAATCGAATTCGACTGATGCCTCGTGAATGGCGACTTCTGGGGCGGTTTTTGGAGATTAATCGTCTCACCCTGTAATTTATATGTGAATGTTGCTGTCCAAAGTTGAACCCCGGCCTGGGGCAGTTGATCTTACCATTTTGATCTGATACCACCGGCTGACAAGCTAGTTGGCTATTGCAGAGGGAATATATTGACTCgtaatgtggcttgaaaattcGAGTAATTCAGGTGTAGATGCATCACCGTAACTTAATCTACTTGTTGCTTTCTTGACTATTTGGTGCTTTTAGGAAAAAAGATTGTGACTGTCTCATTAGTAGTTGGTGGACCTCCTTTTCTCTGGACATGCTTGGGTGGCTTGTTCAAAAGACTTCATCACTAGCTTAAAGCTTTTGCCAGACTCTAACAATGATTGCTTATTTGATGCACCAACATCATTTATTCATTATCTATGCTCAAACtttgtttttccagaaacaggCTGCAAAGAGGGATGTATATCAGGTGTTTGCTGAGAAGTTGAGGGATCACAAGGATTTGGAATCTAGGTGGGCGGTCTTACAGGAGACACGCGTGGAATATTTTAGAGGGAAGGATTTCGTTAATTTTCTGAAAAACCATCCAGAACTTAAAGATATTTTGGGGTCAGACCAAAATTTAGAAATCGAAGATATTGGGAATGCTTTGTTGAGAAAAAAGCTATTGATTCGATGTGACCGTGTGGTGAAAACTGTCCGTCCAGGGAAGAAAAAGTTGTCCACCTGGCCAGCACATTTAGAGATGTATCATGTAAGATTTCTCTCTATCTCATCAATTCGTTTGACTGGCTGACTGTAATGATCtttaaaattctttaaattcAGAGCTATTGGTTTGCTTTTAGTATGTGAAATTACTGGCAAGAGTTTATGAAATTGCTAAAGTACTACGACGGAAGGACTTCACATATTGATGTACTTTTGGAGATCTGAGAAGTTGGACTAGTTAAGTTAATAATGGTTTTTAGAACTGGGATAAGGTAAAGCATTCAAATGGATTAGGGGTTGTAAAGCTTGATTGCCTGCCTTAGAGTCAGCTAGTCTTGTCACTTTCTACGGCATATTCAGCTGAATGAATTAGTACCATGCCTCTCATTGTTTTTCTGAACTAATTCACTATAAGTATTGCATAAGGCACATGAATATGACTTGATGAATTCGGCATACTGTGGCATTATTGGCTTTATTGCTCGCAGTAGAGTTGAGAATTATGCAGGCTTATTTTGTTATGCAGAACCAAGTTCATAATTTGATTCAATAAATCATACTTTTGCAGGAGCATGTATTTTCTGACAATGATGCCTTCTTTGCCTGGACGTTTGAGAAACGGCATCCATTATGGCAGACACTGCTCTCGTTCTCCTGGCCTGTGTTAACCCTGGCAATATGTTTATTTCCAGTGTATCCCCACCAATGCAAGATACTAATACTCTACTCCTGTGCCGGGATCCTGCTGCTAATACTATCCCTTTTGTTTGGTAAGTTTTTCATAGTTGATGTGCTTTTGTGATTTCCCTCTAACTTATGTTATGCTGTCAGGTGGTTAAGATGTAACCACATATTATGAGTAGATTGCTTTTCTATTGTCTTAAATTTGTAATTGGTGACTTCTGCTGATGGTAGCACCAACCATTTGGCCTTATTTGTTGATTCACTTTGTCAGCTGGGATGAATGGAGCCTGGTTTTGTCATGTTCAAGGCTTTGCCTTTAGAATAACAAAGTTCTCATTGAAACTTTTAGCATTTGTACTGGACTTTGAATGATGTCATGTACTTCCAAATCTAATGAGAACCTTTGTCTTTTGGTtttgtatttcctttttttttttttaatacaatttcTTGATACCGTAGCCATCCCCAAAACCATGATCTAAGAGTAGACCACTACAATACCTTCCTATGACCCTAAAAATTCCATGGTTGTCAATGATAGTGCTTGACTTCACGTTTGGCATAATTGCCGAGATTGATACCAACCTTTAAGAAGGATTAATGGTTATGACTGAATATGAACCCTTTTGCCCATCTTTGAAGGGAAATTGTGGGGCTTGTCTGGATAGAcgtttactttttactttttgcttaatctaaatcttgacagtggatgaaCTTTGACTTTTTCTTAGCCCGAAACACCTGGAGCTTTCATAATATACAGGTATTGACATGAAGATttacatgtaattttttttaatgtttttcggAAAATTAAATTACCTTAAACTTTGTTgcgaaagtaaaaaaaaaaaaaaggtaccaTTTGCTTTGCTTAAACTTCCTTTAGAGGTTAAAAAAGGCATGCCTTTTTCAAGTTGCTCTCTTGGGCCAACTATGTAGCATTTCTCTTCTGAATGCCCATTTGGATTCGGGATTTAACCATCTTTTGACTGGCACTTCCTTTCATTCTTTAGCTATTATCAGCTTTTGATGATCCCGTTTGATCCACAGACTGcgtttgattttgaaattttggccAACAGAAAAATCAAGTTATATAGCTGTCGATTCTGGCTGTCCTTATGTTGATATGAGTTAAAAGAGAACCAGTTGTATGATGATTATACTCGCTTATGTTTTTCTATACTTAGTTTCACAAGACTTTGTGGGATGAGTGATGGGGCCCCCTAAGTCAGTTCAATGATGATATCGAATGCTGGAATAACCTCTCTTAATTCAGATTCAAGGCTGCCTCCATTTGTTCTTCATATCCTCCACATAGGCAGAAGAAAAAATGCTtgcgctcttttttttttttcgtgcgtgcataattttctttaaattttcagGTCCATCAGTGCATCTCTGTTATTACATTCCTTCACAACAATTTTAGTGCCATTGAAAGTTAAGATATTATCATTTTGATGTGCAGTTAGAGCTGCAATATTTGGTGCATTGTATATCATCCTTGGAAAGCGTGTTTGGTTTTTCCCTAATATTCTTGCTGAGGAAGCAACTCTTGGAGAACTATTCCGTTTCTGGCCCAGTAAAGATGAGGAGGAGCGACCGAAGTGGACAACCAGGCTCTTTTATGCAATAGTAGCAGTGGTGGTCATCTTGTTGCTTAGGCATCATGCCCCTGATGAGGCCGCTAGAGCCAGGTTAGTAGCTGTTCTTGTTTCAAGGACTGATTGTTTTCTGCCTTTGCAAAAGCAAAGTTGGCTCTGTTCCTGTTGGAACCTGAAAGTACTACCTTATGAAATTTCTTCTCTGCATTCCTCTTGGAGGATCAACATATAAAGGCCAGAGCTCTCAAGACTGACATTTGAAAGCGGCTTTTGCCCAATTTCTTTGATAGAGCAGTAGGCCAGAATTGAATCAGAACACGAGGATGCACTTCCTTGCTGAGAGGGCATAGGAAGGCTGCTACCATCagttaaattttagaaaatcatgaaaagaTTGACCTTTGAAAGGCTTATAAACATTGTGGTTTATGCGGGAAATTTTTCTGTCCTGTTCATTCTGCTGGTTTCTATGGCATGGCCTTATATTTCCATTGGGCTCAAGATTATACTTCTACTATTACAGGTACCAGAAGCGGGTATTTAACATAATTGACGATGTTATTGAGTGGTCTCCGAGGTTGGCTCTTTCCGGCATGATGGAGAAGCAGCCTACGGTGGTCAACGCGACGGAGCCCAACCACAACTTCACAGATGGTAGTAAATCAAGCTCAGATACAGGAGGTGGTGAAGCCTCTCAAGAGCAAAGTGGGGACTCGGGTGAAAAGATAGAGGACTCTGATGCATTTCAGCAACCTGATAACATAGAGGACTCTGATGTATTTCAGGAACGCGATGATCATATATGATGGTAGATTATCGGGTGGCCTGCACTTTAAGGATCACTTGCCCggcttgttcttttcttttactggGGCTTTCCCTTTTCAATTTGGAGTGTAAAAGCAGTGTAACCAAAGGATCTGATAATAATGCAGTTAGGTGGAAAGATTCTCGTGCCCCTGTCAATAGGATTGTCTACAGATGACAATGAAGTGCTACTTAAGGagggttttctttgttttgcccAACTTGAAACGTGGATCAATTTTTGGAGAAGTCGTAGCATATTTACAGGTTCAATGCAAGTACTACCATGTTCTGGGGAAGCTTCAGTTTTCACTGTGCTGAAGCAGGGAGCTCTAAAAGTGGGGAAATGCTTAGCCTGCATGGATGCCAATCGTGCGATATTACGAACCTCAGATGATGTGAATTCTATGTGAGGTCCCTGCTTGAAATTGTAACGTATGGTCATTGGGTTTTTAAACCAGACAGCGGCTATTATAACGTATGGTCATTGGATTCCAGCTATTCATGAACAAAGATATATCTCTGGAGCTCGAATTCCAGCTTTTGGCCGAAgatatctcttttttcttcattttttttttgtctctttcaTCGAACTAAACAAGGGATGTCACGCTCTCCACTTTCTTCATCTCTTCACCTTCATATCTCACCATTTGCAGTTCACATTGCGAACGGCTTGTAAAGGGCCCGCCTGGTTCGTTCCTCCAGATTTGTCATTTGAACAAGCAAGAGGATTATATTAAGCATTCACCAATAATTCAGCTATCACcctaaataaattagaaattcaagAATTATATTGCAAATTAGACTAAAATTAAGGtaccatttatatcattttctcatgaatatgtataaaaaagagaatagggaaaatttcaaataatagtTGGAAGTCGATTTTATTTTAAgtcgattttattttaaataagggtttgaaataactatattaattttaaagaatgacataattttctatttagttaaggacatttttgtcctttacttttttgaatttttctttattttttcctttttcttgttttctctttctatttcaCTGGATGGGATTGACACTGGTGATGTCCAAAGAATGGTAGGTGAGGTCACTCTTGCCCAATTTGGAAGAGAGCCACTCTCATTAGCCCTAGGTGAGACCACACTCAGGTCACCTCGCCAACCACAAGTGAGGCTGGATCTCACCAGATCTAGGTGAACGTCACTTTGCTAGTTAAAAATATTCTTGAGCAATCGGAATATTTAGCTAGCCGATGAGTAGTCGGAATATTTAGCTAGTGAGATtaaagttcttatttgaaactttCTTAATCATTTCAGGCCCTTGACATGTTGACACAAAGCTCACTTCatgcatttttcttatttttttgaaaaaaaaaagggagatttaGGCCtgatttggaattttccaaaaaattcagGCACTACTGCTGCGTTCATTCTGCAATACAAGCAGAAAAAATTTTCTCGGCGCACTTTCGCGCGACTCTTTCTCGCTCGCTCTCGAGAAGAATCCCAATAAATGCTCACGCCTCCGATGGAAACTTGGAATTCCAGTGATCGCACGACCtcgaagaagacgacgacgacggcgagcgatgGCGGAAGCGGCGGCTGCGGCTCGGGCTCGAGGCCCTCCCCGTCTCCCTCCTCGTCCACGACATCCTTCTGAAGCTGGATTTGGAGTCCCTCTCAGCCGCCGCATGCGTCTCCAAAACCCTACGCTTCGCCGCCGTTCTcgccctctcctctctcccctctctccaCCTCGCGGTGAGTTCGAAGTTATCCCTGCATTCGCACGACATTCATATAGGCACAGTCGCGTCGATGTGCAGAGCTCGTAATCTAAGTTCATCGCGTGGCTGGTGATTTTGGCAGGACTTTTCGCCGGACGATCGAACTCTAGATCGCATCTTCTCTGCGTGCGGAGGCGTCACAAGCCTCACGGTCAACTGCCTCCGAATGAATTATCGCACGCTCGAAGGCTTCCTCGGCCCGCATATTCGCGAGCTGAACTTGTTATGCTGCTCGGCAATGCCGCCGAGCGCTCTTGGCTCAATCGGCCGGAAATGCCCCAACTTGATGTATATTCAACTTCATGAATAATTTATCTGGAAAAGTTGTTTTGTCTCCGTTGTTCTTGCTTGATCATTGGGTTTTTAAGGTTTTACTTTAAGAGGCATCATGCTGCTCGTGTATTTCCTTGAATTTTTCTGTGCTTTCTGTCAATCTAAATTGTCATAGGCATCCATTGTTACTATCGTGGCAGAGGATTCGTGTTTACGTTATGCTTAGAGGAACAAATGCCTGAAATTGATAGTGAAATCCTCCACGTCCATAACGACCTTAATTCAAGGTGTGACAGGGTGAATATTAGATGCCTCATAATATAAAGTAAGCCTCCGAGATTTGTAGTAAACTGCCGTGATGACTTCGGCAGGCACGTAAGTCATGTTGATCCAGAACAATTTGGTGTGGTATGATATTCTCTTTGCGTCCCTTTTGACAGGGTGCTGGTGCTGGAGTGGGCAGAGCGTGGCTCATATGATGAATTCACTGGAAATTTTCATCAAATGTTAAGCTGTTGTGCATACTTGGAGGTAATACAGTAGGAACAgttgttttcttaaatttcatttCTCAGTCATTGAAaacttacctttgaacaatacTCTGGAAGGTCCCTGTATGCTCTCTTTAATTGACATGCTGCATGCTAGAACTGATTCTGTTTCTTATTATACAGTCTCTTTGTCTAAAGATTCGAGGTGTAGAAGGCCCTGAGTATGCCTTTTCCTCTGGAATCTGGCCCAAAAGTATCAAGGTCCTGAAGCTGCAGCCAGCGCTTGAAGATGATGTAATCAGTCTGGTGAAGGAAATAGCAAGAAATGAGAACTGGCCTGAGGTCATTAAGTTTCCCTCTCTGCCATCTACTTGCTTGCTTCAAAGCTTATCGCTTCATGTGAGGACCATATCAGACAAGCTTGTCACCACGATTGCTGAGTCCATGCCTTGTTTGTTGGAGTTGGAGCTTGAAGATAGGCCATGGAAAGACCCACTACCACATGGTGATTTGACCAATGTCGGGATTCAGTCTTTGGGCTCTTGCGATCAATTGAAAAGCCTTTCTCTTTCACGAAATAGACAAAATTGCCAGACATCTTTTAAAAGAGTCAATGACATGGGCATTTTCCTACTCTCTGAGGGCTGCAAGGGCCTAGAATCAGTACAGTTCTCTGGCTTTTCAAAAGTCAGTGATGCTGGTTTTGCATCACTTCTTCATTCTTGCAAGAACTTGAAGAACTTTGAGGTGCGCAACTCCCAGTCTTTGTCTGATTTGGCTTTCCATGATCTGGCTGAGGCCCCGTGTTCTTTGACCGAACTGAGAATTCTATCGTGCAATCTCATAACCAGCGAGACAGTTAAGAAGTTGGCATTCTCCAGTAAATTGGAGGTTCTTGATCTCTCGGGCTGCCGGAGCATAGCAGATTCAAGCTTTTATTCCATATCATCTCTTAAAATGCTGAGCACGTTGGATCTAGCTGGAGCAGATataacagatagtggcatgtcGAAACTTGGTCAAGGGAGTGCGCCTATTCAGCGTTTGTCCCTTAGAGGCTGTAGGAGGGTAACAGATAAAGGGATTTCTCAATTGGTGCTAAGTGGAGGGATCGTTAGCAAAACATTATCCAGCTTAGATTTGGGTTACATGCCATATGTGTCAGACAAAGCGGCACATGCTATTGCCACTGGTGGCATAGCCATCACGGAACTGTGCATCAGGTCTTGTTTCAAAGTCACCGACTCCTCGATGGAAGCTTTGGCAAGGAAGGGAAGTCTTGAAAATGGAAGTCGACCGATTAGGAGGCTTGATCTTGTCGGCTGCATCAGTTTGTCTGTTCAGTCGCTCCAGATGCTGAAAAAGCCTTTGTTTCGCGGGCTACGTTGGGTCGGCATTGGCCGCACTTGTCTGGTGGATAAAGGAGGGAGTGTCTTATCTGAAATTTACGAGGAACGGCCATGGTTGACCGTCTGTAGTGGCGGTTGCGAAATGGGATGTCGAGATGGGTGGGAGTATCATGGAGGATCTTAGAGTGGAGTTTGGCATGATTTGTTGGATGTCTCTTTGGTTTCAAGATTTGTCCATAGTATCCATTATGAAGCTACCTTCCAACTTATATTTCGa of the Eucalyptus grandis isolate ANBG69807.140 chromosome 10, ASM1654582v1, whole genome shotgun sequence genome contains:
- the LOC104421511 gene encoding uncharacterized protein LOC104421511 isoform X2; the protein is MKKSGAAEKKRVRRTSAAVPSGGRDPNPDTPPGAAKRDVYQVFAEKLRDHKDLESRWAVLQETRVEYFRGKDFVNFLKNHPELKDILGSDQNLEIEDIGNALLRKKLLIRCDRVVKTVRPGKKKLSTWPAHLEMYHEHVFSDNDAFFAWTFEKRHPLWQTLLSFSWPVLTLAICLFPVYPHQCKILILYSCAGILLLILSLLFVRAAIFGALYIILGKRVWFFPNILAEEATLGELFRFWPSKDEEERPKWTTRLFYAIVAVVVILLLRHHAPDEAARARYQKRVFNIIDDVIEWSPRLALSGMMEKQPTVVNATEPNHNFTDGSKSSSDTGGGEASQEQSGDSGEKIEDSDAFQQPDNIEDSDVFQERDDHI
- the LOC104421511 gene encoding uncharacterized protein LOC104421511 isoform X1, which translates into the protein MKKSGAAEKKRVRRTSAAVPSGGRDPNPDTPPGKQAAKRDVYQVFAEKLRDHKDLESRWAVLQETRVEYFRGKDFVNFLKNHPELKDILGSDQNLEIEDIGNALLRKKLLIRCDRVVKTVRPGKKKLSTWPAHLEMYHEHVFSDNDAFFAWTFEKRHPLWQTLLSFSWPVLTLAICLFPVYPHQCKILILYSCAGILLLILSLLFVRAAIFGALYIILGKRVWFFPNILAEEATLGELFRFWPSKDEEERPKWTTRLFYAIVAVVVILLLRHHAPDEAARARYQKRVFNIIDDVIEWSPRLALSGMMEKQPTVVNATEPNHNFTDGSKSSSDTGGGEASQEQSGDSGEKIEDSDAFQQPDNIEDSDVFQERDDHI
- the LOC104421512 gene encoding F-box protein At-B; translation: MNYRTLEGFLGPHIRELNLLCCSAMPPSALGSIGRKCPNLMVLVLEWAERGSYDEFTGNFHQMLSCCAYLESLCLKIRGVEGPEYAFSSGIWPKSIKVLKLQPALEDDVISLVKEIARNENWPEVIKFPSLPSTCLLQSLSLHVRTISDKLVTTIAESMPCLLELELEDRPWKDPLPHGDLTNVGIQSLGSCDQLKSLSLSRNRQNCQTSFKRVNDMGIFLLSEGCKGLESVQFSGFSKVSDAGFASLLHSCKNLKNFEVRNSQSLSDLAFHDLAEAPCSLTELRILSCNLITSETVKKLAFSSKLEVLDLSGCRSIADSSFYSISSLKMLSTLDLAGADITDSGMSKLGQGSAPIQRLSLRGCRRVTDKGISQLVLSGGIVSKTLSSLDLGYMPYVSDKAAHAIATGGIAITELCIRSCFKVTDSSMEALARKGSLENGSRPIRRLDLVGCISLSVQSLQMLKKPLFRGLRWVGIGRTCLVDKGGSVLSEIYEERPWLTVCSGGCEMGCRDGWEYHGGS